From the Rhodoferax mekongensis genome, one window contains:
- a CDS encoding MarC family protein: MNYTFASATILLILITDPVGNIPIFANALKHVAPERRPKVILREILIAFTLLLTFMFVGESFLRVMNLSELSLQIGGGVILFLIALRMVFPPAATAETEIKTEPLIVPLAIPAVAGPSALATVLLLVSQQPDRRMEWIGALCVTMLVSAVVLVSAERIQRIIGDRLVVAAERLMGLVLVSVAIEMMLRGIKTFVQQVAAAT; encoded by the coding sequence ATGAATTACACCTTCGCCTCTGCGACCATCCTGCTGATCCTGATTACCGACCCGGTCGGCAACATCCCGATTTTTGCCAACGCGCTCAAGCATGTAGCACCTGAGCGCCGGCCCAAGGTAATCCTGCGGGAAATTCTGATCGCATTCACGCTGCTCCTCACCTTCATGTTTGTGGGCGAGAGCTTTTTGCGGGTCATGAACCTGAGCGAACTGTCCTTGCAGATCGGCGGCGGCGTGATCCTGTTTTTGATTGCCCTGCGCATGGTGTTCCCGCCGGCCGCCACCGCAGAGACAGAGATCAAGACCGAACCGCTGATTGTCCCCCTTGCCATTCCAGCGGTGGCGGGCCCCTCTGCGCTGGCGACCGTGCTGCTGCTGGTATCCCAGCAACCGGACCGCCGCATGGAGTGGATAGGCGCGCTGTGCGTCACCATGCTGGTCAGCGCCGTCGTGCTGGTGTCGGCAGAGCGGATTCAGCGCATCATCGGCGACCGTCTGGTGGTCGCTGCCGAGCGGTTGATGGGCTTGGTGCTGGTGTCTGTGGCCATTGAGATGATGCTGCGCGGCATCAAGACTTTTGTGCAGCAGGTGGCGGCTGCCACCTGA
- the fghA gene encoding S-formylglutathione hydrolase — protein sequence MSDSSFELQSEHACFGGVQRFYKHMSEEIGLPMRFGVFLPPQASVGPVPALVYLAGLTCTEETFAFKASAQRLAAELGLALITPDTSPRGAGLVGEADHWDFGVGAGFYLDATRAPWSGHWCMESYLIKELLPHIARDLPVDAARLGLFGHSMGGHGALTLAQRHPGVFQTLSAFAPICAPTQCPWGKKAFTGYFGQDESLWAAHDAVALMEAQTSAPFPGGILVDQGLADKFLEEQLHPHLLEAACAKAGQPLTLRRHAGYDHGYYFISTFMDDHLRHHARGLGLTS from the coding sequence ATGTCTGATTCCTCTTTTGAACTGCAAAGCGAGCACGCTTGCTTTGGTGGTGTGCAACGGTTTTACAAACACATGTCCGAGGAAATCGGCCTGCCCATGCGGTTCGGGGTGTTTCTGCCGCCGCAAGCGTCCGTAGGCCCGGTGCCTGCGCTGGTGTACCTGGCCGGCCTGACCTGTACCGAAGAAACCTTTGCCTTCAAGGCGAGTGCCCAGCGCTTGGCTGCCGAGCTGGGGCTGGCGCTCATCACCCCGGACACCAGCCCGCGTGGTGCGGGGCTGGTGGGCGAGGCGGACCATTGGGACTTCGGAGTGGGCGCCGGCTTTTACCTTGACGCCACGCGAGCGCCCTGGAGCGGGCACTGGTGCATGGAGAGCTACCTGATCAAAGAGTTGCTGCCGCACATTGCGCGCGACCTGCCCGTGGATGCGGCCCGGCTGGGGCTGTTCGGCCACTCCATGGGCGGGCATGGCGCATTGACGCTGGCCCAGCGGCACCCCGGTGTGTTTCAGACCCTGTCTGCCTTTGCCCCCATTTGTGCGCCTACCCAGTGCCCTTGGGGCAAAAAAGCGTTCACCGGCTATTTCGGTCAGGACGAGAGCCTGTGGGCGGCTCATGACGCAGTGGCCTTGATGGAGGCGCAAACCAGTGCGCCATTCCCTGGCGGCATTCTGGTGGACCAGGGGCTGGCGGACAAGTTTTTGGAGGAGCAGTTGCACCCGCACCTGCTGGAAGCGGCCTGCGCCAAGGCCGGGCAGCCGCTCACGTTACGGCGCCATGCGGGCTACGACCATGGCTACTATTTCATCAGCACCTTCATGGACGACCACCTGCGCCATCATGCGCGGGGACTCGGGCTGACGAGTTAA